In Paractinoplanes brasiliensis, the following proteins share a genomic window:
- a CDS encoding WecB/TagA/CpsF family glycosyltransferase produces the protein MSAGQVATQSGKRSVLGVLVDVTDYADATARIMEAARERRPYAVTALAVHGVMTGVQDKAHNARLNSFDLVTPDGQPVRWALNLVHHAGLTDRVYGPTLTLKVVEQASAEGLPIYLYGSTQPTLDRLVPALEKMFPALKIAGVEASKFRTNQPGEAEEIAERIKASGARVVLVGLGCPRQEIFTYAMRPLLDMPLLAVGAAFDYHAGLLKNPPAWMQKYALEWLWRLGLEPKRLWKRYVLLNPAYLTRLAAQRSGLWKATPPAPATEPVTTFAV, from the coding sequence GTGAGTGCCGGACAAGTTGCGACTCAGAGCGGCAAGCGCAGTGTGCTCGGGGTGCTGGTCGACGTCACCGACTACGCGGACGCCACCGCGCGGATCATGGAGGCGGCGCGCGAACGCCGGCCGTACGCGGTGACCGCTCTGGCCGTGCACGGGGTCATGACGGGTGTGCAGGACAAGGCGCACAACGCGCGGCTCAACTCGTTCGACCTTGTCACCCCGGACGGGCAGCCGGTGCGGTGGGCGCTCAACCTGGTGCATCACGCGGGGCTGACCGATCGGGTCTACGGGCCCACGCTGACCCTCAAGGTCGTGGAGCAGGCGTCGGCCGAGGGGCTTCCCATTTACCTGTACGGGTCCACCCAGCCCACGCTCGACCGGCTCGTGCCCGCGTTGGAAAAGATGTTCCCCGCCCTCAAGATCGCCGGTGTGGAGGCGTCGAAGTTCCGGACGAACCAGCCGGGCGAGGCCGAGGAGATCGCCGAGCGGATCAAGGCCTCGGGCGCGCGGGTCGTGCTCGTGGGCTTGGGGTGTCCGCGGCAAGAAATCTTCACGTACGCGATGCGTCCGCTTCTTGACATGCCACTGCTCGCCGTGGGGGCCGCGTTCGACTATCACGCGGGCCTGCTCAAGAACCCGCCGGCGTGGATGCAGAAGTATGCCCTCGAGTGGCTGTGGCGCCTGGGGCTCGAGCCGAAGCGGCTCTGGAAGCGATACGTCCTGCTCAACCCGGCTTACCTGACCCGGCTCGCGGCTCAGCGCAGTGGACTGTGGAAGGCGACTCCGCCCGCCCCGGCCACAGAGCCGGTCACCACATTCGCCGTCTAG